The Prosthecobacter vanneervenii genome has a segment encoding these proteins:
- a CDS encoding SWIB/MDM2 domain-containing protein, translated as MSEPTSSKPARKPNPALSKPVQPDEILAKVVGSEPLSRGELTKKLWDYIKQHGLQDQAKKTNINADEALKAVFGGKSQVTMFEMTKLVNQHVK; from the coding sequence ATGTCTGAACCAACCTCTTCCAAACCCGCCCGTAAACCCAACCCAGCACTCAGCAAGCCCGTCCAGCCGGATGAGATCCTTGCCAAGGTCGTCGGTTCTGAGCCGCTTTCCCGTGGCGAACTGACCAAGAAGCTGTGGGACTACATCAAGCAGCATGGTCTCCAGGACCAGGCCAAGAAGACCAACATCAACGCCGACGAAGCGCTGAAGGCAGTCTTTGGCGGCAAGAGCCAGGTGACCATGTTTGAAATGACCAAGCTGGTGAACCAGCACGTCAAGTAA
- a CDS encoding CTP synthase: MKYIFVTGGVVSSLGKGLAASSLGTLLELRGLRVIMQKFDPYLNIDPGTMNPYEHGEVYVLDDGAETDLDLGHYERFTHTNLSRLNNLTSGQVYQSVLDKERAGKYKGRTVQVIPHVTNEIKARMQEVTEKMGGDVIITEIGGTVGDIEGLPFLEAIRQFGHEVGPGNVLYIHATLVPYIKAAQELKTKPTQQSIAKLREIGIAPNIILCRTEHPLDSDVREKISLFGNVPIDSVVEVRDVKHTIYEVPLKLHEERLDDNVCRQLNLTTPQPDLSRWRNFVQRVIHPTHHVRIGVVGKYIELQDAYKSIYESLTHAGAAHDCKVDIVRVDAESIEKAGPDLYLAGLQGILIPGGFGDRGTEGKITSARYAREKGIPYFGICLGMQIAVIEFARNVCGLAGATSTEFDKAAAHPVISLMEEQKKVKQLGGTMRLGSWVTDLVPGSKAFDLYHSATITERHRHRFEFNSDYKELMEEKGMLISGTSPKGDLAEIIELPAHPYYVGCQFHPEFLSKPNNPHPLFFGFVRAAMQHHAAADPVC, encoded by the coding sequence ATGAAATACATTTTTGTCACCGGCGGTGTCGTCAGCTCACTTGGCAAGGGCCTTGCCGCATCCTCCCTCGGCACACTGCTGGAACTGCGCGGCCTGCGGGTCATCATGCAGAAGTTTGACCCGTACCTGAACATCGACCCCGGCACAATGAACCCGTACGAGCACGGCGAGGTGTACGTGCTGGACGACGGCGCCGAGACCGACCTGGACCTGGGCCACTACGAGCGCTTTACCCATACCAACCTCTCCCGCCTCAACAACCTGACCTCCGGGCAGGTGTATCAGAGCGTGCTGGACAAGGAACGTGCCGGCAAATACAAGGGCCGCACCGTGCAGGTGATCCCGCACGTGACCAATGAGATCAAAGCCCGCATGCAGGAAGTCACCGAGAAGATGGGCGGAGACGTCATCATCACCGAAATCGGCGGCACCGTGGGGGACATCGAGGGCCTGCCCTTCCTGGAGGCCATCCGCCAGTTTGGCCACGAGGTGGGCCCTGGAAACGTGCTCTACATCCACGCCACCCTGGTGCCCTACATCAAGGCCGCCCAGGAGCTGAAGACCAAGCCCACGCAGCAGAGCATCGCCAAGCTGCGGGAAATCGGTATCGCTCCGAACATCATCCTCTGCCGCACCGAGCACCCTTTGGACTCCGACGTGCGCGAGAAGATCTCCCTTTTCGGCAACGTGCCCATCGACTCCGTCGTCGAGGTGCGCGACGTGAAGCACACCATCTACGAGGTGCCGCTGAAGCTGCACGAAGAGCGTCTGGACGACAACGTCTGCCGTCAGCTCAACCTCACCACCCCGCAGCCCGACCTCAGCCGCTGGCGCAACTTTGTGCAGCGCGTCATCCACCCCACGCACCACGTGCGCATCGGCGTGGTGGGCAAGTACATCGAGTTGCAGGATGCCTACAAGAGCATCTACGAATCTCTCACGCACGCTGGTGCCGCCCATGACTGCAAAGTGGACATCGTGCGCGTGGATGCCGAGAGCATCGAGAAGGCAGGCCCCGACCTCTACCTCGCCGGACTGCAGGGTATCCTGATCCCCGGCGGTTTTGGCGATCGCGGCACAGAAGGCAAGATCACCTCCGCACGCTACGCCCGCGAAAAGGGCATCCCCTACTTTGGCATCTGTCTCGGCATGCAGATCGCCGTCATCGAGTTTGCCCGCAATGTCTGCGGCCTCGCCGGAGCCACCAGCACGGAGTTTGACAAGGCGGCCGCGCACCCGGTCATCAGCCTCATGGAGGAGCAGAAGAAGGTGAAACAGCTCGGCGGCACCATGCGCCTGGGCTCATGGGTCACGGACCTCGTCCCTGGCAGCAAGGCCTTCGACCTCTACCACAGCGCCACCATCACCGAGCGCCATCGCCACCGCTTCGAGTTCAACTCCGACTACAAGGAGCTCATGGAGGAGAAGGGCATGCTCATCTCCGGCACCTCTCCCAAGGGGGATCTGGCCGAGATCATCGAGCTGCCAGCGCATCCCTACTACGTGGGCTGCCAGTTCCACCCGGAATTCCTCTCCAAGCCAAACAACCCGCATCCGCTCTTCTTCGGCTTTGTCCGAGCCGCCATGCAGCACCATGCGGCGGCGGATCCAGTTTGCTGA
- a CDS encoding Bax inhibitor-1/YccA family protein — translation MRSTNPTLNDQVFVNARTGLAADGVMTLNGTVLKTAILTLLLVASASWSWKLAMSGNPPAWFGSALTFGWIIPLVMALIISFKPTTAPALAPVYALGKGIIVGIISAMYERAYGGIVLSAVVLTCGVLFALLAAYSTGLIKPSENFKLGIVAATGGVALFYLATLVLGMFGIHIPGLFGNGVIGIAFSAFVVILAALNLVLDFDFIENGCAAGAPKHMEWYAAFGLLVTLVWLYLEILRLLAKLRSRD, via the coding sequence ATGCGTTCCACCAATCCCACTCTTAACGACCAAGTCTTTGTCAATGCACGCACCGGCCTGGCCGCCGATGGCGTCATGACGCTCAACGGCACCGTTCTTAAAACAGCCATCCTCACCCTGCTGCTGGTTGCCTCCGCTAGTTGGAGCTGGAAGCTGGCCATGAGTGGCAATCCGCCTGCTTGGTTTGGCTCAGCGCTCACTTTTGGTTGGATCATCCCTCTGGTCATGGCGCTGATCATTTCCTTCAAGCCCACCACCGCACCCGCACTCGCCCCCGTTTATGCGCTGGGGAAGGGGATCATCGTCGGCATCATCTCCGCCATGTATGAAAGAGCCTATGGGGGCATCGTTCTCTCGGCGGTCGTGCTCACCTGCGGCGTCTTGTTTGCCTTGCTGGCGGCGTATTCCACGGGCCTGATCAAGCCTAGCGAGAACTTTAAGCTCGGCATCGTGGCCGCCACAGGAGGAGTGGCGCTTTTCTATCTCGCCACGCTCGTGCTGGGTATGTTTGGCATCCACATCCCTGGACTGTTTGGCAATGGCGTGATCGGCATCGCCTTCTCCGCGTTTGTTGTCATTCTGGCTGCTCTCAACCTCGTCCTGGACTTTGACTTCATCGAAAACGGCTGCGCTGCTGGCGCTCCCAAGCACATGGAATGGTACGCAGCTTTTGGCCTGCTCGTCACCTTGGTGTGGCTCTACTTGGAAATCCTGCGCCTGCTGGCCAAACTGCGCAGCCGCGATTGA
- the kdsB gene encoding 3-deoxy-manno-octulosonate cytidylyltransferase has product MAPNDSSRTLVAIPARWGSTRFPGKPLHLIAGKPLVQHVWERCQDCKQIDDVIIATDDARIAEAAAAFGAKFVLTSPDHPSGTDRIAEAANSFPDHRVVINVQGDEPLISPVLIDELARTLRDDSGVKMITAAAPIHDAAQITDPNVVKVIFDTHGDALYFSRSPLPYLRNPEAWPRSYRHLGIYGFQRSFLFQFVAWPPSRLEQTESLEQLRAVENGTRIRVVLTDELSPGVDTPEQAAAIEKHLQKQSS; this is encoded by the coding sequence TTGGCACCCAACGACTCTTCACGCACTCTCGTAGCCATTCCTGCCCGCTGGGGTTCCACCCGCTTCCCGGGCAAACCGCTCCACCTCATCGCCGGAAAACCGCTCGTCCAGCACGTCTGGGAGCGCTGCCAGGATTGCAAGCAGATCGACGACGTGATCATCGCCACGGATGACGCCCGTATTGCCGAGGCTGCAGCCGCTTTCGGTGCCAAATTTGTCCTCACTTCGCCAGATCATCCCAGCGGTACGGACCGCATCGCCGAGGCGGCAAACTCCTTCCCCGACCACCGTGTGGTCATCAATGTGCAGGGAGACGAGCCCCTCATCTCACCAGTCCTGATCGATGAGCTGGCCCGCACGCTGCGAGATGATTCCGGCGTAAAGATGATCACTGCCGCTGCGCCGATCCACGATGCCGCGCAGATCACCGACCCCAATGTGGTGAAGGTAATCTTCGACACCCACGGAGATGCGCTCTATTTCTCCCGCTCGCCGCTGCCCTACCTGCGCAATCCGGAGGCCTGGCCGCGCAGCTACCGCCATCTGGGCATCTACGGCTTTCAGCGCAGCTTTCTCTTCCAGTTTGTGGCCTGGCCGCCCTCCCGACTGGAGCAGACCGAGTCCCTGGAGCAGCTCCGCGCTGTGGAAAACGGCACCCGCATTCGGGTGGTGCTGACGGACGAGCTCTCCCCTGGAGTGGACACTCCCGAGCAGGCAGCGGCCATCGAAAAGCATCTTCAAAAACAATCTTCTTGA